One genomic segment of Flavobacteriaceae bacterium includes these proteins:
- the serA gene encoding phosphoglycerate dehydrogenase, whose amino-acid sequence MMQTKRNFVFDFDSTLTRVEALDVLADITLADNPRKEDIIQEISDITNLGIDGEISFTESLDRRIKLLNAKRADLVLLIEELRKKVSASIERNKGFFEAYSENIYVISCGFKEFIDAIVKDYNIPSERVYANTFEFDENDRIVGFDSKNVLSAHNGKIQCLKDLNLEGEVQVIGDGYSDYVTKEAGVADRFFAYTENVEREKTVENADHIAPNLDEFLFVNKLPRNISYPKNRIKILLLESTHPNAFQKLSSDGFSVETVSKSLSEEELIEKLKGVHVLGIRSKTQVTKRVVASAKKLMAVGAFCIGTKQIDLEACKENGIVVFNAPYSNTRSVVELAIGEIIMLMRSVFQRSTELHNGQWNKTAQGSKEVRGKKLGIVGYGNIGKQLSVLAEALGMDVYYYDVEDRLALGNATRIEKLEDLLAIADVITLHIDDNPSNKNFIGKEELSRMKDGAYLVNLSRGFVVDIKALRDALQKGKLAGAAVDVYPKEPRANGDYHTELQGLNNVILTPHVGGSTEEAQKDIADFVPGKIMAYINSGNTVDAVNFPAIRLPRQVNAHRFLHIHKNVPGVMAKINKVLAEFELNITGQYLSTDAKVGYVITDIDKEYNKKVITALKSVGGTIKFRVLY is encoded by the coding sequence ATGATGCAGACTAAAAGGAACTTTGTTTTTGATTTTGACAGTACACTAACAAGAGTAGAAGCATTGGACGTTCTGGCAGATATCACTCTTGCAGATAATCCCAGAAAGGAAGATATTATTCAAGAGATTTCGGATATTACCAATTTGGGAATTGATGGTGAAATTTCATTTACGGAATCTTTAGACAGAAGGATAAAACTACTAAATGCTAAAAGAGCGGATCTAGTGCTTCTCATTGAGGAACTCAGAAAAAAAGTATCTGCCTCCATAGAAAGAAATAAAGGGTTTTTTGAAGCGTATTCTGAAAACATATATGTAATCTCATGCGGTTTCAAAGAGTTTATAGATGCCATTGTAAAAGATTATAATATTCCATCGGAAAGAGTATATGCCAATACATTTGAATTTGATGAAAATGACAGGATTGTTGGTTTTGATTCTAAAAATGTATTGTCTGCGCATAATGGAAAAATTCAATGTTTAAAAGATCTGAATTTAGAAGGAGAAGTACAGGTGATAGGAGACGGCTATAGTGATTATGTTACAAAAGAAGCAGGAGTAGCAGATCGGTTTTTTGCCTATACGGAAAATGTGGAAAGAGAGAAAACGGTTGAAAATGCAGATCATATTGCCCCTAATTTAGATGAGTTTCTTTTTGTAAATAAGCTACCGAGAAACATATCATATCCGAAAAACAGAATTAAAATTTTACTTTTGGAGAGTACCCACCCGAATGCTTTTCAAAAATTATCGAGCGATGGATTTTCAGTAGAAACTGTTTCTAAAAGTCTATCAGAAGAAGAACTGATTGAAAAACTAAAAGGAGTTCACGTTCTGGGAATCCGCTCCAAAACACAAGTGACAAAGCGAGTCGTAGCATCTGCCAAAAAGTTGATGGCGGTAGGTGCTTTTTGTATCGGAACCAAACAAATCGACCTGGAAGCCTGTAAAGAAAATGGAATTGTCGTATTCAATGCTCCATACAGTAATACACGCTCCGTGGTTGAACTGGCGATAGGAGAAATCATTATGCTGATGCGCTCCGTATTTCAACGCAGTACGGAACTGCACAACGGACAATGGAACAAAACAGCACAAGGGTCAAAAGAAGTTCGAGGGAAAAAACTGGGCATAGTAGGGTATGGAAATATTGGAAAACAATTATCCGTATTGGCGGAAGCCCTGGGAATGGATGTTTACTATTATGATGTGGAAGACAGATTGGCACTTGGAAATGCCACACGTATTGAAAAACTGGAAGATTTATTGGCAATAGCCGATGTTATTACGCTACACATTGATGATAATCCTTCAAACAAGAACTTCATAGGAAAAGAAGAACTAAGCCGGATGAAAGACGGAGCTTATCTGGTAAATCTTTCACGTGGATTTGTAGTAGATATTAAAGCATTAAGAGACGCTTTACAAAAAGGGAAATTAGCCGGAGCGGCAGTAGATGTCTATCCGAAAGAACCAAGAGCTAACGGAGATTATCATACGGAATTACAAGGATTAAACAACGTGATTCTCACTCCCCACGTAGGAGGAAGCACCGAAGAAGCACAGAAAGACATTGCCGATTTTGTTCCCGGAAAGATCATGGCGTACATCAATTCAGGAAATACAGTCGATGCGGTAAATTTCCCGGCAATCCGTTTACCAAGACAAGTCAATGCACATCGTTTTTTACACATTCATAAAAACGTTCCCGGGGTGATGGCAAAGATCAACAAGGTGTTGGCGGAATTTGAATTAAACATCACCGGTCAATATTTATCTACCGATGCAAAAGTTGGATATGTCATTACGGATATTGACAAAGAGTACAACAAAAAAGTGATCACAGCACTTAAAAGTGTAGGAGGAACTATTAAGTTTCGGGTGTTGTATTAG
- the gcvP gene encoding aminomethyl-transferring glycine dehydrogenase has translation MNTNSFQLRHIGPDLSEQKQLLSAVNVSDLEQLIDETIPDDIRLKEPLQLDAPMSEYEYLNHLEVIAQKNKVFKSYIGLGYHEAILPGVIKRNILENPGWYTAYTPYQAEIAQGRLEALLNYQTMICDLTGMEIANASLLDESTAAAEAMALLFDVRDRAQKKTAVNKFFVSDQILPQTLSVLKTRATPIGIEIVIGNHEEFHFSSGFFGAIVQYPGKYGQVYDYTSFVAKTNEKGMRIAVAADILSLVKLKTPAAFGADVVVGTTQRFGIPLGYGGPHAGYFATKETYKRSIPGRIIGVTKDMGGNRALRMALQTREQHIKREKATSNICTAQVLLAVMAGMYAVFHGKKGLQFIADSVHSATVTLANALESLRFTQTNSSYFDTIAVKADTKVVRPIAEANKINFNYIDAGTISISINETIGLKEINEIIAVFVQAFNLKEKVIPAYAKTNVIPLAIQRNTSFLDNEIFNSYHSETDMIRYIKKLERKDLALNHSMISLGSCTMKLNAASEMLPLSQANWGNIHPFVPLEQAEGYQEILHKLEQQLNVITGFAGTSLQPNSGAQGEFAGLMVIRAYHQNNDDHHRNVCLIPASAHGTNPASAVMAGMKVVVTKTDERGNIDVEDLKEKAILHADHLAALMVTYPSTHGVFESAIKEITQIIHDHGGQVYMDGANMNAQVGLTNPAAISADVCHLNLHKTFAIPHGGGGPGVGPICVAPQLVPFLPSNPLVTTGGKQAITAISAAPWGSALACLISYGYITMLGAQGVTEATKIAILNANYIKERLNGHYKTLYTGEMGRAAHEMIIDCRDFKENGIEVTDIAKRLMDYGFHAPTVSFPVAGTMMIEPTESESIAELDRFCDALISIRKEIASATKENPDNVLKNAPHTMQMVTNDEWNFPYSRKEAAFPLDFVAANKFWPSVRRVDEAYGDRNLICSCNPIENYMVSS, from the coding sequence ATGAATACAAATTCATTTCAATTAAGACATATCGGGCCTGATTTGTCCGAGCAAAAACAATTACTATCAGCTGTTAACGTATCTGATTTGGAACAACTTATAGATGAAACGATTCCGGATGATATCCGGCTAAAAGAACCTTTGCAATTAGATGCTCCCATGAGCGAGTATGAATATCTAAACCACCTTGAGGTTATTGCTCAAAAAAATAAGGTTTTCAAAAGTTACATCGGACTCGGATATCATGAAGCAATTTTACCCGGTGTTATTAAGAGAAATATTTTAGAAAACCCGGGCTGGTATACTGCATATACTCCCTATCAGGCAGAAATTGCGCAAGGCAGACTGGAGGCTTTGCTGAATTACCAAACCATGATCTGTGATTTGACAGGAATGGAAATAGCAAATGCTTCTTTATTGGATGAATCTACAGCTGCTGCCGAAGCGATGGCCTTATTATTTGATGTAAGAGACAGAGCTCAAAAAAAAACTGCTGTAAACAAATTTTTTGTTTCCGATCAAATTTTACCGCAAACCTTATCCGTACTCAAAACGAGAGCTACTCCTATCGGAATAGAGATTGTAATTGGAAACCATGAAGAGTTTCATTTTTCTTCCGGTTTTTTTGGAGCTATTGTTCAATATCCCGGGAAATACGGACAGGTATACGATTATACTTCTTTTGTAGCAAAAACTAACGAAAAGGGTATGAGAATAGCTGTTGCTGCCGATATATTATCATTAGTAAAATTAAAAACTCCGGCAGCATTTGGTGCCGATGTTGTTGTAGGTACCACGCAGCGTTTCGGAATTCCGTTGGGATACGGAGGACCACATGCAGGGTATTTTGCCACTAAAGAAACATATAAGAGGAGTATTCCCGGAAGAATTATTGGTGTTACCAAAGATATGGGTGGTAACAGAGCCTTACGTATGGCCTTACAAACCCGTGAGCAACATATCAAAAGAGAAAAAGCAACCTCCAATATCTGTACTGCCCAGGTTTTACTGGCAGTAATGGCAGGGATGTATGCTGTCTTTCACGGAAAAAAAGGACTACAATTTATTGCCGATTCGGTACACTCGGCTACCGTAACCTTAGCAAATGCTCTGGAAAGCTTAAGATTTACTCAAACCAATAGCTCCTATTTTGATACTATTGCCGTAAAAGCTGATACAAAAGTGGTAAGGCCAATTGCAGAGGCTAACAAAATAAACTTCAATTATATAGATGCCGGTACCATTTCTATTTCCATTAATGAAACTATCGGTTTAAAAGAAATTAATGAAATCATAGCAGTATTCGTACAAGCTTTTAATTTAAAGGAAAAAGTAATTCCGGCGTATGCAAAAACAAATGTCATTCCATTGGCAATACAGAGAAATACTTCTTTTTTAGATAATGAAATATTTAACTCTTATCATTCCGAAACAGATATGATACGCTATATCAAAAAATTAGAACGCAAAGATCTGGCATTGAATCATTCTATGATCTCTTTGGGATCTTGTACTATGAAGTTGAATGCTGCTTCGGAAATGTTGCCTTTGAGTCAGGCAAATTGGGGGAATATTCATCCGTTTGTTCCGTTAGAGCAAGCCGAGGGCTATCAAGAAATATTGCATAAACTGGAGCAGCAATTAAATGTGATTACCGGTTTTGCGGGTACGTCATTACAACCTAATTCCGGAGCTCAAGGTGAATTTGCCGGATTGATGGTCATTCGGGCTTATCATCAAAATAACGATGATCATCATAGAAACGTTTGTTTAATTCCGGCTTCTGCTCATGGGACAAATCCGGCTTCTGCGGTAATGGCCGGTATGAAAGTGGTGGTAACAAAAACAGACGAAAGAGGGAATATTGATGTTGAAGATTTAAAAGAGAAAGCTATTTTGCACGCTGATCATTTGGCAGCATTAATGGTTACGTATCCTTCTACGCATGGCGTATTTGAAAGTGCTATCAAAGAAATTACACAAATCATTCATGATCATGGCGGACAGGTGTATATGGACGGTGCAAACATGAATGCTCAGGTTGGGTTGACAAACCCTGCTGCAATAAGTGCCGATGTTTGTCATCTAAACCTGCATAAAACTTTTGCCATACCACATGGCGGCGGTGGCCCGGGTGTTGGCCCTATTTGTGTGGCTCCTCAGCTAGTGCCGTTCTTACCTTCTAATCCTCTGGTGACTACCGGTGGAAAGCAGGCAATCACAGCAATTTCCGCTGCTCCGTGGGGTAGTGCTTTGGCTTGCTTGATTTCTTACGGATACATTACCATGTTAGGAGCACAGGGAGTTACAGAGGCTACTAAAATAGCCATCCTAAATGCCAATTATATAAAAGAACGCTTAAACGGACATTACAAAACTTTGTATACCGGAGAGATGGGAAGAGCGGCACATGAAATGATCATTGACTGTCGTGATTTCAAAGAAAACGGAATTGAAGTAACAGATATTGCCAAACGTCTCATGGATTATGGTTTTCACGCCCCTACGGTTTCTTTTCCTGTGGCGGGAACGATGATGATTGAGCCTACGGAATCCGAGAGTATTGCTGAATTGGATCGTTTTTGTGATGCGTTGATTTCCATAAGAAAAGAGATTGCCTCTGCAACTAAAGAAAATCCTGACAATGTATTGAAAAATGCTCCTCATACCATGCAAATGGTAACAAATGACGAATGGAATTTTCCATACTCCAGAAAAGAAGCAGCATTTCCTTTGGATTTTGTAGCTGCTAATAAATTCTGGCCAAGCGTACGGAGAGTAGATGAAGCGTATGGAGATAGAAATTTAATTTGTTCTTGTAATCCTATTGAAAATTATATGGTTTCAAGTTAA
- a CDS encoding IS3 family transposase (programmed frameshift) codes for MKRRKYSKEFKIKAVELSNVRGNTKQIAMELGISADLIYRWRRELEQRPDLAFSGNGVKQLTEDQKELERLRKQLKDVTMERDNLKKGREHLLQERSEVLKFIKDYSREYPVGKMCKIFKISRNSYYRSKNYVPSDRDGKNRMLLSEIHRICERSKSTYGSPRITEELKAKGFKVSRPRVARLMKKHGIKAVRKKKFVVTTDSKHQYPVADNVLDRDFKATAAAQKWVSDITYLKTAQGWLYLTVIIDLFDRKVIGWSLSNGLKARQTIIAAWRMAVNNRMPCEGMIFHSDRGVQYASHAFVNILKSYHVTPSMSRKGNCWDNAVAESFFKTIKTELMIDNKFISNKSLQIKVFEYIETWYNRYRRHSALGYKNIIEFEKLYQIKNVA; via the exons ATGAAACGAAGAAAATACAGTAAAGAGTTTAAAATTAAAGCAGTAGAATTAAGCAATGTACGAGGTAACACAAAGCAGATTGCCATGGAATTGGGAATCAGTGCAGATCTTATTTACAGATGGCGTAGAGAATTAGAACAGCGTCCTGATTTAGCTTTTAGCGGTAATGGCGTCAAACAACTCACAGAAGATCAGAAAGAGTTAGAGCGATTACGTAAACAGCTCAAGGATGTTACCATGGAGCGGGATA ATCTTAAAAAAGGCCGTGAGCATCTTCTCCAAGAGCGATCGGAAGTATTGAAATTTATCAAAGATTACAGTAGAGAATATCCGGTTGGGAAGATGTGTAAAATTTTTAAAATTAGTAGAAACAGTTATTACAGGAGTAAGAATTATGTTCCATCAGATAGAGATGGAAAAAATCGTATGCTACTCTCTGAGATTCACCGTATCTGTGAGCGAAGTAAATCTACTTATGGAAGTCCTAGAATTACAGAGGAACTCAAAGCTAAAGGGTTTAAAGTATCTAGGCCTAGGGTAGCACGATTGATGAAAAAACACGGGATTAAAGCAGTTCGTAAAAAGAAATTTGTTGTCACGACAGATTCTAAGCATCAATATCCAGTAGCTGATAATGTATTGGATAGAGATTTTAAAGCTACCGCTGCTGCACAGAAATGGGTTTCTGATATTACCTATTTAAAGACTGCACAAGGATGGCTGTACTTAACGGTAATTATTGACCTGTTTGATCGTAAAGTCATTGGTTGGTCTTTGAGCAATGGACTCAAAGCAAGACAAACTATCATTGCTGCATGGAGAATGGCTGTAAACAACAGAATGCCTTGTGAAGGTATGATTTTTCATTCTGATCGAGGTGTACAATACGCATCTCATGCGTTTGTTAATATCCTTAAAAGTTATCATGTAACACCCAGTATGAGTAGAAAAGGAAACTGTTGGGATAATGCAGTAGCTGAATCTTTTTTTAAAACAATCAAAACAGAACTAATGATAGACAATAAGTTTATATCCAACAAAAGTCTTCAAATTAAAGTCTTTGAATACATAGAAACTTGGTACAACAGATACAGAAGACATTCTGCTCTTGGTTACAAAAATATCATCGAATTTGAAAAATTATATCAAATCAAAAATGTAGCTTAA
- a CDS encoding GLPGLI family protein, whose protein sequence is MSIKSLNLLLSFLLINISVYSQTKKQYAKAKVSYSVKIRIDKNQEVYKIMEKYSPGLVAKAETVDSEVDFSLVFNDSISIFYLEKKLFSDNRAVGFVITNSGYFGRIKQQSKNYITEELQEAFGRFLVSRPYQKWELHDETKTIGDYLCFKATTSYTITNPKGKIFKRNFTAWYTPQLPYKFGPIGYGNLPGLIMQLQGERFSYGVEKIEFYKDNEKNKKNKMPKLKRLKLITEEKFEKLAAEDEKRWRNRNK, encoded by the coding sequence ATGAGCATAAAATCATTAAACTTACTTTTATCTTTTTTGTTGATAAATATTTCGGTTTACTCGCAAACAAAAAAACAATATGCCAAAGCTAAGGTTAGTTATAGTGTGAAGATCCGTATAGATAAGAATCAAGAAGTTTATAAAATCATGGAGAAATACTCACCCGGGTTGGTTGCCAAGGCAGAAACAGTAGATTCCGAAGTTGATTTTTCTTTAGTTTTTAATGATTCCATTTCCATATTCTATTTAGAAAAAAAATTATTTTCAGATAATAGAGCAGTTGGCTTTGTAATTACAAATTCAGGTTATTTTGGGCGTATTAAACAGCAATCCAAGAATTATATAACAGAAGAATTACAGGAAGCTTTTGGTAGGTTTTTAGTATCCCGCCCATATCAAAAATGGGAATTACACGATGAAACTAAAACGATAGGAGACTATTTATGCTTTAAAGCCACAACATCATATACTATTACAAATCCCAAAGGTAAAATTTTTAAGCGTAATTTTACAGCATGGTATACCCCTCAATTACCTTATAAATTTGGCCCTATTGGATATGGAAATTTGCCAGGTTTAATTATGCAACTACAAGGAGAAAGGTTTTCTTATGGTGTTGAAAAAATAGAGTTTTATAAAGACAATGAAAAAAATAAGAAAAATAAAATGCCTAAACTAAAAAGATTAAAATTGATTACAGAAGAAAAGTTTGAAAAATTAGCAGCTGAGGATGAAAAACGTTGGAGAAATAGAAATAAATAA
- a CDS encoding DUF2911 domain-containing protein has protein sequence MKKFISAIVVLLAISTSNEVNAQKFPGLDKSPADIVLHSRRASEKILKIVYSRPQLRGRSLDKLAPNDKIWRTGANEATQITFYEDVVFGGKNVKAGTYSLFTIPGEQEWTIILNSATNEWGAYSYKKDKDVVRIKAPVSKTDKTIEAFSMTVEKDMLYLGWANTIVGVSLK, from the coding sequence ATGAAAAAATTTATTTCAGCAATTGTCGTATTACTTGCAATTAGCACTTCAAATGAAGTCAATGCACAGAAATTTCCGGGATTGGATAAAAGCCCCGCAGATATTGTTTTACACTCCAGAAGAGCATCGGAAAAAATATTAAAAATTGTATATAGCAGACCTCAGTTAAGAGGAAGAAGCTTAGACAAACTGGCACCGAATGATAAAATTTGGAGAACAGGTGCCAATGAAGCTACTCAAATCACCTTTTACGAAGATGTCGTTTTTGGCGGGAAGAATGTAAAGGCAGGTACCTATTCGTTATTTACCATTCCCGGAGAACAGGAGTGGACTATTATTCTGAATTCGGCAACCAACGAATGGGGAGCATATTCCTATAAAAAAGACAAAGATGTAGTCCGTATAAAAGCACCTGTGTCTAAAACAGACAAAACAATAGAAGCATTTTCCATGACCGTAGAAAAAGATATGCTGTACTTAGGTTGGGCAAATACTATTGTAGGTGTTTCTTTAAAATAG
- the feoB gene encoding ferrous iron transport protein B: MAFTTSINVALIGNPNTGKTSLFNQLTGLHQKTGNYPGVTVDKKTGTSQLSEKYKALITDLPGTYSIHPTSVDESIVLKTLLNPLKKEVPNVILVIVDIENLKRNLFLFSQIKDLKIPTVLAINMADEMKRKGISIDPEAFEKEVGSEVVLVSARKREGIAAVKSAIIKSYIEAKTTPLCAIHHKIDAGYFNALTAISPNHSMYELWLMITQNNYPPTLSKKEREQLTAFKHDVSKLKKYQHKETIYRYQKINEILKKTYKIDRSGGTDLRAKLDKVFTHKIFGYLLFFGILLLIFQSIFNWATLPMDYIDGFFADFSELVKTKLAKGVLNDLITKGIIPGVGGILIFIPQIAILFLFIAILEETGYMSRVVFLMDKMMRRFGMNGKSIIPLISGTACAIPAVMSTRTIASWKERLITILVTPFTTCSARLPVYTILISLIIPNKKIFGFLNLQGLTLLFLYALGFITAIIAAYILHKVIKIKNTSFFVIEMPDYKIPSMKNVLFDVIEKTKSFVLEAGKIILAISVILWFLASNGPKAYADAEETVIKNTAKGFLSEDDLQQKIATEKLENSYIGIIGKTIEPVIKPLGYDWKIGIALISSFVAREVFVGTLATIYSVENKEEDTFTIKERMASEIDMATGTKRFNFPTGMSLLIFYAFAMQCMATLAIVKKETKSWKWPLVQLFGMGLMAYAASFITFQILS, from the coding sequence ATGGCTTTTACGACGTCCATAAATGTTGCTTTGATTGGAAATCCGAATACAGGGAAAACCTCGTTATTTAACCAACTTACAGGGTTACATCAAAAAACAGGAAATTACCCGGGAGTCACAGTGGACAAAAAAACAGGAACCAGCCAGTTATCCGAAAAATATAAAGCATTGATCACGGATTTACCCGGAACCTATAGCATACATCCTACTTCCGTTGATGAAAGTATTGTTTTAAAAACACTGTTAAATCCTTTAAAAAAAGAAGTTCCGAATGTTATTTTAGTCATTGTGGATATTGAAAACTTGAAAAGAAATTTATTTCTTTTTTCGCAAATTAAAGACCTGAAAATTCCCACCGTTTTAGCTATAAATATGGCAGATGAAATGAAGCGAAAAGGAATTTCTATTGACCCAGAAGCATTTGAAAAAGAAGTAGGTTCTGAGGTAGTGTTGGTTAGCGCCAGAAAAAGGGAAGGGATAGCAGCAGTAAAGTCAGCTATTATCAAATCGTATATCGAAGCAAAAACAACACCGCTATGTGCTATACATCATAAAATAGATGCCGGTTATTTTAATGCCTTAACAGCAATTAGCCCCAATCATTCTATGTATGAATTATGGCTAATGATCACTCAAAACAATTACCCCCCAACCCTATCAAAAAAAGAAAGAGAACAATTAACAGCTTTTAAACACGATGTCTCCAAATTAAAAAAATACCAACATAAAGAAACGATCTATCGATATCAAAAAATTAACGAAATACTAAAAAAAACATACAAAATAGACCGATCCGGAGGAACAGATCTAAGAGCTAAGCTCGATAAAGTATTTACACATAAAATATTTGGATATTTATTATTTTTTGGAATATTATTACTCATATTTCAATCTATTTTCAATTGGGCTACCCTTCCAATGGATTATATAGATGGTTTTTTTGCTGATTTCAGCGAGCTGGTAAAAACAAAACTAGCGAAAGGAGTTTTAAATGATTTAATAACCAAAGGCATTATCCCGGGAGTTGGTGGGATACTCATTTTTATACCGCAAATTGCCATACTCTTTTTATTTATTGCCATATTGGAAGAAACCGGGTATATGAGCAGAGTCGTATTTTTGATGGATAAAATGATGCGCCGGTTTGGAATGAACGGAAAGAGTATTATCCCGTTAATTTCAGGAACCGCTTGTGCCATTCCCGCTGTCATGTCAACAAGAACCATTGCAAGTTGGAAAGAACGATTGATCACTATTTTAGTAACCCCTTTTACCACCTGTTCGGCAAGGCTACCCGTATATACCATACTAATATCTTTAATTATTCCCAATAAAAAAATCTTTGGGTTTTTAAACCTACAAGGATTAACACTATTATTTTTATATGCTTTAGGGTTCATAACTGCTATTATAGCTGCCTATATATTACATAAAGTGATAAAAATAAAGAACACCTCTTTTTTTGTAATAGAAATGCCCGACTATAAAATCCCTTCCATGAAGAATGTATTGTTTGATGTTATTGAAAAAACAAAGTCGTTCGTACTGGAAGCAGGAAAAATAATTTTAGCCATATCTGTCATCCTGTGGTTTTTAGCGTCCAATGGCCCGAAAGCTTATGCTGATGCCGAGGAAACCGTTATCAAAAATACAGCTAAAGGATTCCTGTCCGAAGATGATTTACAGCAAAAAATTGCCACTGAAAAGTTAGAAAACTCTTATATTGGAATTATTGGAAAAACCATAGAGCCTGTAATTAAACCCTTGGGGTATGATTGGAAAATAGGAATCGCATTAATAAGTTCCTTTGTCGCAAGGGAAGTTTTTGTAGGAACATTGGCTACCATTTACAGTGTTGAAAACAAAGAAGAAGATACCTTTACCATTAAAGAACGAATGGCATCGGAAATTGATATGGCCACAGGAACAAAGAGGTTTAATTTTCCGACAGGAATGTCGTTATTAATATTTTATGCTTTTGCCATGCAGTGTATGGCAACACTGGCCATTGTAAAAAAAGAAACCAAAAGTTGGAAGTGGCCGTTAGTTCAATTATTTGGCATGGGGTTAATGGCCTATGCAGCATCGTTTATAACCTTTCAAATACTAAGTTAA
- a CDS encoding ferrous iron transport protein A — protein sequence MATIASLQIGETGYISEKALDKIPLKLLEMGCLPGAEVKLIQLAPLNDPLYICVHGSHLAIRKEAAEKIGIITS from the coding sequence TTGGCAACAATAGCATCTTTACAAATAGGAGAAACAGGGTATATTTCCGAAAAAGCATTAGATAAAATTCCGCTAAAGTTACTGGAAATGGGTTGTTTGCCGGGCGCAGAGGTAAAACTCATACAACTAGCCCCTCTAAATGACCCTTTATATATCTGCGTTCACGGAAGTCATTTAGCCATTAGAAAAGAAGCAGCCGAAAAAATCGGTATCATTACATCTTAA